Within Lolium rigidum isolate FL_2022 chromosome 5, APGP_CSIRO_Lrig_0.1, whole genome shotgun sequence, the genomic segment ACCCCCACTCCCCTTCGCTTCACTCTCCATCTCACCTCAACTCCAATCACATCTCCATTCTGCCTCTTCGCTGCACAATTCGCTCTTGGCCTGCCttgaaaaaatagagaaaaaaaatCTGTAGCAGCAAGAAAAAAACAGAGAGATGGAGGGCGTGATGACCGAGCTGAGCTACGTCAAAGAGCTGGTGAAGCAGCTCGACGTGTACCTGGGAGGCTGTCCCGACCTCTGCAAGGACCTGACTGCGCAGATCTCCACCGTCACCGAGAGGTCCATCGGCATGATCAGGTCCGGGCACTTCGACGTCCGGAAGCGAtctgccgccaccgccggcatcgACTCCCCGGCTTTCCCCTCGACGCCCAGCCCTCTCAGCGGCGTCTCCAACATGCATTTCAAGGCGAACAAGAAGAGGTGAGTACTTTGTGAGAACTTCCGAGCTTGTCACAGTTCATGAATCACTGGAGTTCTTTAATTTTTTTCGTCTAGATTATTAAGTAGCTCTCTTGTTCTTGGATTTGCAGAAAGATGATGGAGAAAGGGGATCATCGGGTTAGGGTGAGCtcggcgagaggaggagcggaTGCCCCGGAGGACGATGGCTACAGCTGGAGGAAGTACGGGCAGAAGGAGATCCTTGGATCCCAGAACCGAAGGTTAGTTTCGGCACATTTCAGAGCATAAGTTTATCTTTTTCAGAGCCAAATCCGCACATGTTTTCGGAAGTAGCAACGAATCTTATCTTTCTGGATTTGGACACTGTGGTTGTTCTTTTCCTTCGGTGGGAGTTGCAGCCTTTCCGATGTTCCCAAATGTATGGCATACACTTGTCAGCTAAGAACAGGGTACAGAGTACACACATCTCTGTCCTCTGATTGGATATTGTTTTTCAAAACATGATAGCGTGATGCTACTTTGTGCTAATTTTTGTTATGACTTCACAAATCGTGAACTTCTAGTATGAACAATGGATTTTCTTTTCACAGTACAAGACTGTTCATGTCATGGTTTTTGATCGCCGTCCCTGACCTGAGCTGTGCAACATTGCAGGGCATACTACCGCTGCACGCACCAGAAAACCCAGGGATGCGCGGCAACGAAGCAGGTGCAGCGCGCCGACGAGGACGCGACGCTCTTCGACGTGACCTACCACGGCACCCACACGTGCGGCCACAAGACGGCGGCGGCAGCCAACGTACAGCCGGCGACGCCGAACCCGGACGCGAGCAGCCTTCTACAGAGCCTGAGCTCGAGCCTGACGGTGGACACCGAGGGGCTCACGCCCGGGCCTCAGCAAGATTGGAGCAGAACCACGCCCTTCAGTTTCTCGCCGGCGGTGAGCGGCCTTTTGACGCCGGAGAACTGTTTCGAACAAGGCGTGTCGCTCTCCTCGTCCCGGCTTGAACTCTCGCCGGCCACCTCAGGCTCGAGCTACATCCCCATGAACCCGTTCGAGGAGGAGGCGCAGTCTGAGCTGGTGTCTGCGCTCGTCGCCGCAATGAGCATGCCGCAGCCCGCCATGGAAGTGGAGGAGGCCGGTTTCTCCCTGGA encodes:
- the LOC124653400 gene encoding transcription factor WRKY19-like encodes the protein MEGVMTELSYVKELVKQLDVYLGGCPDLCKDLTAQISTVTERSIGMIRSGHFDVRKRSAATAGIDSPAFPSTPSPLSGVSNMHFKANKKRKMMEKGDHRVRVSSARGGADAPEDDGYSWRKYGQKEILGSQNRRAYYRCTHQKTQGCAATKQVQRADEDATLFDVTYHGTHTCGHKTAAAANVQPATPNPDASSLLQSLSSSLTVDTEGLTPGPQQDWSRTTPFSFSPAVSGLLTPENCFEQGVSLSSSRLELSPATSGSSYIPMNPFEEEAQSELVSALVAAMSMPQPAMEVEEAGFSLDELELFDDSIFDVSIFDNLPCLR